In Myxococcales bacterium, the genomic window TTCAAGTTGCAGAGCGGCCTCGGGCCGGAGCACCTGCGCTTCGACATCGCCGCGATCTTGGAGCAGCTCGAGTCGTTGCAGAAATCCAATCGGCGCGAGCTGTTTGCTCAGTTCAGTCATCCGGCCACGCCGATCCGCGTGCGTGCTTTGCAGCTCTTTGGGGAAACCCGCGACGGCAAACGCAGCCTGGCCGAGGTCGACGAGGAGGTCGCGAGCATCGCGCGGCTGATGGACTACGCACCGAGCGAACCGCTCGACATCAACGCCCGGGAGTTCATCTTGGCGGCCGGGCTCTTGGCGGCGTACGCCGACGGCGACCTGGAGATCGACGACGCCGGCTGGAACACGCTCGTACAGCTGCTGCTGCCGGTGTCGGCGGATCCAGAGGCCGAGGTCGCGCGCATCAAGAGCCGGACCGAGGCCGAAGAAATGCTGGCCAAGAGCGCCGCCTGGCTGCGCGAGAACGCAGGGACCGAGCGCTACGATCTGTTGCGCGGCATCGCCCATGTGACCGCCGCAGATGGCCGCCTGTCGCCGGCGGAGCGTGCGTTCCTGAAGCGCTGCGCCGAGCTCTTGGACATCCCGGCGCGCACTGCGGACGAAATTGCGTTCGAGACCCTGGCCGATCATCTGCAGACGCAAGCAGGCCGAGGCATGCGCCCACCCCGCTTCGGCCTGGAGTAGGTCGAGCGGTTTTGGTCGGGTTTCACCCCCGAGTTGCGCGCGGCTCGACCCTGAGTGATAGGGTCCCGCGCAAAGGGGACAAAAATGTTGCTTCGATCACTCGACTGCGCGCTGGTCCGTGTTGCTCTGCTCTCTGTCTTGGCCGCGACGACGAGCGGCTGTGGTTCCGACGACGAAGGCGGCGGCGGCGGCACGGGCGGGGGTGGTGGCGGGGCCACCGTCGAGTACTCGGGAGTGATGTTCGAGCTCGCGATCAGCGGCTCGACACCGCTCGAGGGGGTCATGTTGTGTGTGGACGGGCACAAGGAGATCACCTGCGCTACCAGCGCCAGCGACGGCAAGTACACGCTCGCCGGGCTGCCGGTGGGCGCAGAGCTCGAGCTACGCGCGACAAAAGATGGCTTCGTCGACTCGGCGACCTTCATGACCATCGGGGCCGATCCGGTCGCTGACTACAACGGGTCCATGGTCACCGATGCAACCGCGGGACTTCTCTACGCAGCGGCCGGCGCGGGCACCTACGACGTGACCAAGGCCAGCCTCGCAGTCTCGGTGCTGATGCCCGACCCTGCGGCGGCCGGCAAGACCCTGGGCCTCGAGGGAGCCACAGTGACGATCACTCCCGCTTCCGGCGTCGGGCCCGTGTACACGACCGAGAAGAACGTGCCGGATCAGACCCTCACGGCGACCACGAAGGGCGGCGGAGCGGTGTGGGGCGGCGTGACTCCGGGCGCCGTCAGCATGGAGGTCACCGCCCCGGGCAAGACCTGCAGCGCCTACAAATACGGCTGGGCATCAGCGAGCGGAGCCAAGGGCAAGGCGTACGCGGACACCAGCTCGTTCTTGTTCGCGCTCTGCGAGTGAGGCGCCAGCCTCACAACACCTCGTTCAGGAAGCCGACCACGGCATCGATGCTCTCGGGGCGTGCCTCGAACATCAGGGTGCCGTGATCGCCGGGGTCCCACTCCGAGAAGCGCCACGCGCTCGGAGCCCCTGTTTTGTAACCCAGGCTCCAGGCACTCTCGGTCGTGGAGAACACGAAATCGATGGGCAGCGGATCGAGCAACTCGTGTTGAGCGCTGATGGATGCCTGGTTCTCCGTGTACGTTCCGCCGGTCAAGAACACGAGTGCGCTCGGGAAGGGTTCGATGCCCGCTCCTGCGAACAGCGTGTAGTCGAGCACTGTCGTCGTGCCGTTTGATGCCCCGACCAAGCCGATGCGAAACGGATCGACGGGACACACCCCTCCGAGCAAGTGTTGCATGGCGGCCTTCGCGTCGAGTTTGCCCTTGTCGCCCTGGTACGCCTCGGTGGCGACTCCCTCGGAGGCGCCGGCACCCCGACGGTCCACGTTGAGCACGCGAATCTTTTTCGCGAGCAGCGCGTCGATGAAGGCCTTGGGGTAGTTCGACCGGTCGTTGGAGGGCGGGATCATGTGCAGGAGCACCACGCTCGGGCCACCGGACTCGGCCGTGGGGTAGTCGTCCGCCTCGAGCTTCACGCCGTCGTCGGTGATGAAGCTGACGACGGCGGGAGCGGTCGAGCAGCTCCCGCCACCGCTGCCGGAAGCGCCGCCGAAACCGCCACCCCCGAAACCACCGGCGCCCCCCGCACCACCCGCGCCACCGCTCGCAACCGCCGGATCACTCTGCCCGCAGGCGAGCGAGGCAAACGACAGGAGGAGAGCTGCGGCGCGTGACGCGCCTCGTTGAACCTGGGGCATGCGACCCAGGATGGCGCACGAAGTGCCGCGCGAGAAGCAGGGCGTTCGACTTGACGTCCATCAGCCCCTGTCCCGAAGCGGAGCGCTAGGGTTCCGGGAAGCAGGTTCGCGACGGTCCAAGCTGACCGGAAACCTCGCGATCACGCATGTCCAAGGCAACCGCGCTCACCTGGCTCTGGCCCGCCCTGGCGCTGTCCGCGACGGCGTGTGGGTCCCCGTCCGCCCGCGAGCGGTTCGACCACGACGTCGCGCCGATCTTGGAGAAGACCTGCCTCGGCTCGGTCTGTCACGGCGTCACCCACGACGCCGAGGCCCGAGGCGAGGTCATCGATTGGTCGTTCTTCCACGTGAGGCTGACCGAGCGCGGCACCATCGCCGATCCTTCACAGGCCTACGAGGCAGCCAAGCGGCGCATCAACACGCGTGAGGTCGCAGAGCTCTCGACGTTGTTGCGCAACCCCGTCGCGGTTGCCGCAGGCGGAGTGCCACACCTCGGTGGAGTTCAGTTCGCGAGCCGACGTCACGCGGACTACCGCACGATGCTCGAGTGGATCCGCGAGGAGTCCGACGGTGGCGAGGGTGCGGAGGCCGACGAGCTGAGCGACGAGGAACGCCTCTTCGGTGACACCGTGCTGCCGAGCCTGGAGAGCCGTCAGTGCATGAACGAGGGCTGCCACGGCGTCGTGGCACCCTTCACCAACTTCGAGCCGCCGGTGGTGCTCAGCAACGGCCCCGTGTTCAGCGCGGCCGCGGTGCGGAAGAACCATCACGCCGCTCGCATGCACCTGTTCCTGGGCGGCGATCCGCTGCTGTCGCGCCTGGTGAGAAAGGTCGTGCCCATCGAGAAGGGCGGCATCAGCCATCGTGGCGGGAACGACATCTTCTTTGGCGACGGCGCAGACGATCCGGCAGTGAAGGCCATCACGGCGTGGGCCGATGCGGAGCGGAGTCGGACGCTCGGCCCAGAGCTGCCGCAGGTTCAGGGCGTCGTCTTCGTGCGCGGGCCCGTGGCGCCGGACAAACCGTTCGCGTTCACGAGCCAGGTCCTGGGCTCCGATCTCTGGGTGCTCGAACCGCCGAGCCCGGGCGGAAAGCTGAGAAACCTGACCGCGAGCGCACACGCAGCGCCGGCCGACGTGCGCGATCCGAGCGTGCGGCACGACGGAAAACGTGTGGTGTTTGCCATGCGCCGGCAGTCGTCGGAGGCGCTCAACATCTGGGAGATCGAGCTCGACGGTCAGAACGCGAGACAGCTGACGCACGACGCGGCAGCGTTACCTGGCGGGGGAACTGCCGCCAACGCACAGCCGACCTACGGCCCCGACGGCCGCATCTATTTTGCGTCGACCCGCGCGGGGCAGCAGGCGGACGGGCAAGATCAGCTCGACACCGACATCTGGTCCGTCGATCCGGAGACCGGCGAGCTCCGTCAGATCACCCACGATCCGTTCCCCGAGTCGACCCCCAGCTTTTTCGGCGTCGGCAAGTCGTATGGAACCTTGGCCTTCAGCATGCGGCGCACCCTCTCCGGGCGCTTCGAGGCGCCCGTCTTGCGCATGCCGCTCGATCACAACCGCGCGTACCACGGTGATCCCGAGATCCACATCCATCACGGCATCACCCGGAGCCCGCTCGTCACGTATGCAGCGCGTGCGCTGCCTGATGGGCGCTTCTCGAGTGTGCTCACGGGAAAGGACAACGTCTGGCGCGCGGGTCAGCTGGTGGTGTTCGATCGGCAGTTTGGCCCGGACATGCCCGAAGCCGTGGCTGACCAGGCGTCCATCGGCGGATTCCGCCACGCCTTCAGCCAGCTCTCCGCCAACGACGTGAGTGCGAGCGGAAGCTCGAAGGGTGGTGCATACCGGCATGCAGTGCCCCTGCCGGACGGCAGGTTGCTCGTGTCCCGGGTGAAGGCGGCCATCGAGCTCGAGGATGCGAACACGACGCCCGACTTTGGCCTGGCGCTGGTGACGCTCGGCGAGAGCCGAGAGCTTGGGGGACCGACGATTGCGAGCGAGGGTGTGCTCATCGACGAGACTGGGGTGGCGGAATACGACGCCGAGCCGATCGTGGTGCGCCCGCTCGAGGACGACCCGAGCCACAAACCTGGCTGGGACACCTCCGGTGCAACGACCACCGGCACGGTCGCTTTCCGCTACGTGCAGACGCTGGAGGCGATCATGTCGAACATCGCGCAGCGCGGAGACAAGCCGCTGCGTGATGACCTGGTTGCGCTGCGTTTGATCGAGAGTGTGCCGGTCACTCCGCTGGAACAGCTGAAGTCGCCGACCGGAGCAGGTGTCCACGGGCGCGCTCGCATCTGGGGCGAGGTGCCCCTCGAGGGCGGCTCGGTGTACCTGTCGGTGCCCGCGGATCGCCCCTTCCGAGTTCAGTTCTTGAACGCCGACCACATGGCAGTCGGGGCACAGCACAACCGCTTCAACCACGTCGCACCCGGAGAGAAGTTTCCGGGAGGTGTGTCGCCGCTGCTCTACCCCGCCCTGTGCTCGGGCTGTCATGGCTCTCTCACGGGTAAGCCCGAGGACGCGGGAGGACCGGCACCAGACATCGTCACGGCGGCGTCGGTCACGCTCGCGACCCACGAGACCGGCGATCCTCGGCGCCCGAAGCCGCCCGTACCCGTCGGCGTCGAAACCGTCAGCATCGACTTCAGCAAGGACATTGCGCCGCTGCTCGTGCGCTCGTGTTTGAAGTGTCACGGCGAGGCAACACCAAAGGCTGGGCTCGATCTCACGGTCGCACCCGCGCCGCCGTTCGACACCGCGTACCTGGCGCTGCTCAGCGTCGGCCCCGGCTCGGCCAGTGGATACGCTTACGTCGATGCCAAGACTCCGAGCGCCCACCAGAGTTACCTGATCGAGCGCCTCTTCGGGCGTGAGCTGGGTGCTCCACGTTCCCTCGACGGGCAAGCGTGTCCGGGAGAACCACCCCTCGACGACGCGGAGCGCCTCAGCTTCGTGCGTTGGGTGGACCTCGGCGCCCCGTACCGAGGAGCTGCTCCATGAGCCGCGCGCTCCGCGGGTCGTTCGTGCTCTGCGCGTTCGTCGCACTGACGGCGTGCGGCGAGCCGATCGAGAACGGCTCCGAACGCGTGCGTTGGCTGGATCGTGGCGAATACACGGCGAAGATCCAGCCGCTGTTCGCCGAGACCTGCAGCAACCCAAGCTGCCATGCACGTCCGGATCGCCCATTTTCGCTCTACGCCCCGCTCGCTCGCCGCATCGATCCGAACCGCACCCACCTGCTCGAGCCGTTGACCGAGGCGGAGCTCGAGCACAACTACGTCGTGAGTTGTGTGTTCGCTTCCGAAGGCGGCGAGACTGCGCAGAGCCTGCTGCTACGAAAGCCACTGGCCGAACACGCCGCCGCGCACCACGGCGGAGGCGCGGTGTTCGACGGCCGCTCCGACGATCGGTATCAGAAGCTCGAAGACTGGGTCACACACGGCGGTGACCCGTGAGGCGCAGCCTGTTCGTGCTCCCGCTCGCGCTCTTCGCCGCGCTCGGCGCCGGATGTTCGCCGGTCCATGCCTGGCAACGCGGCACGTTGGCCCACCGCTGCATGGCGCCGGACTCCAGACCCGAAGAGGCCAAG contains:
- a CDS encoding alpha/beta hydrolase — its product is MPQVQRGASRAAALLLSFASLACGQSDPAVASGGAGGAGGAGGFGGGGFGGASGSGGGSCSTAPAVVSFITDDGVKLEADDYPTAESGGPSVVLLHMIPPSNDRSNYPKAFIDALLAKKIRVLNVDRRGAGASEGVATEAYQGDKGKLDAKAAMQHLLGGVCPVDPFRIGLVGASNGTTTVLDYTLFAGAGIEPFPSALVFLTGGTYTENQASISAQHELLDPLPIDFVFSTTESAWSLGYKTGAPSAWRFSEWDPGDHGTLMFEARPESIDAVVGFLNEVL
- a CDS encoding DUF4266 domain-containing protein — its product is MRRSLFVLPLALFAALGAGCSPVHAWQRGTLAHRCMAPDSRPEEAKARTHMLGAREGSSGASGEVGGGCGCK
- a CDS encoding M48 family metalloprotease, which encodes MSAVLDPIRFGPERELIESLFERFGLDVLIDHFVGSGGIRSMYEAVLASELRLTRMIAPRLVDLLEAAQARLGFDEPLEFFVGQDAEVNAAAMHRVSDDEPHVLTLTSALVERMTDQELSFVLGHELGHLAYRHYRARLAQAAFGRGSDGELKAPPLLMRRLESWDRLAEISADRAGFTVVDGNLEVAVSAFFKLQSGLGPEHLRFDIAAILEQLESLQKSNRRELFAQFSHPATPIRVRALQLFGETRDGKRSLAEVDEEVASIARLMDYAPSEPLDINAREFILAAGLLAAYADGDLEIDDAGWNTLVQLLLPVSADPEAEVARIKSRTEAEEMLAKSAAWLRENAGTERYDLLRGIAHVTAADGRLSPAERAFLKRCAELLDIPARTADEIAFETLADHLQTQAGRGMRPPRFGLE
- a CDS encoding PD40 domain-containing protein, with the protein product MSKATALTWLWPALALSATACGSPSARERFDHDVAPILEKTCLGSVCHGVTHDAEARGEVIDWSFFHVRLTERGTIADPSQAYEAAKRRINTREVAELSTLLRNPVAVAAGGVPHLGGVQFASRRHADYRTMLEWIREESDGGEGAEADELSDEERLFGDTVLPSLESRQCMNEGCHGVVAPFTNFEPPVVLSNGPVFSAAAVRKNHHAARMHLFLGGDPLLSRLVRKVVPIEKGGISHRGGNDIFFGDGADDPAVKAITAWADAERSRTLGPELPQVQGVVFVRGPVAPDKPFAFTSQVLGSDLWVLEPPSPGGKLRNLTASAHAAPADVRDPSVRHDGKRVVFAMRRQSSEALNIWEIELDGQNARQLTHDAAALPGGGTAANAQPTYGPDGRIYFASTRAGQQADGQDQLDTDIWSVDPETGELRQITHDPFPESTPSFFGVGKSYGTLAFSMRRTLSGRFEAPVLRMPLDHNRAYHGDPEIHIHHGITRSPLVTYAARALPDGRFSSVLTGKDNVWRAGQLVVFDRQFGPDMPEAVADQASIGGFRHAFSQLSANDVSASGSSKGGAYRHAVPLPDGRLLVSRVKAAIELEDANTTPDFGLALVTLGESRELGGPTIASEGVLIDETGVAEYDAEPIVVRPLEDDPSHKPGWDTSGATTTGTVAFRYVQTLEAIMSNIAQRGDKPLRDDLVALRLIESVPVTPLEQLKSPTGAGVHGRARIWGEVPLEGGSVYLSVPADRPFRVQFLNADHMAVGAQHNRFNHVAPGEKFPGGVSPLLYPALCSGCHGSLTGKPEDAGGPAPDIVTAASVTLATHETGDPRRPKPPVPVGVETVSIDFSKDIAPLLVRSCLKCHGEATPKAGLDLTVAPAPPFDTAYLALLSVGPGSASGYAYVDAKTPSAHQSYLIERLFGRELGAPRSLDGQACPGEPPLDDAERLSFVRWVDLGAPYRGAAP